One Sediminicola sp. YIK13 DNA segment encodes these proteins:
- a CDS encoding DUF3298 and DUF4163 domain-containing protein, which produces MKKLFSLLTVLGLIFVSCEKEDKIAFAPSKYLSDSCENCPSVQITIPNALEDSKIAKTINNSLKEEIIYLLTFEDGMDVSSIEEAIASFKNGYTIQKNKFPDESIGWEAKIDGEVAYEDENIVTIQLKTYIFTGGAHGYAPTRFLNFDKKKGLELENWELFKDLDVFMRFAETKFRVQEHVPLEKSINSTGFMFDDNSFYLSENIGFTNEGLKLYYDQYEVASYADGPIVLNLPYREIADYLTYKVKYKAD; this is translated from the coding sequence ATGAAAAAGCTATTTTCTTTGTTAACAGTACTTGGTCTTATTTTTGTCAGTTGTGAAAAAGAAGATAAAATAGCTTTTGCCCCTTCCAAATATTTAAGTGATAGCTGTGAGAATTGTCCCAGTGTACAAATAACTATTCCCAATGCCCTGGAGGATTCCAAAATCGCGAAAACCATTAACAATTCGCTTAAAGAAGAAATCATCTACTTGTTGACTTTTGAAGATGGGATGGACGTTTCCTCCATTGAGGAGGCAATTGCCTCTTTTAAAAATGGGTACACCATTCAAAAAAACAAGTTTCCGGATGAATCCATAGGATGGGAAGCGAAGATCGATGGAGAGGTGGCCTATGAGGATGAAAATATCGTAACTATCCAATTAAAGACCTATATTTTTACCGGTGGAGCACACGGCTATGCCCCCACAAGGTTTTTAAACTTCGACAAAAAGAAAGGTTTGGAACTGGAAAACTGGGAATTATTTAAGGATCTTGACGTTTTTATGCGTTTTGCTGAAACTAAATTCAGGGTCCAAGAACATGTCCCATTGGAAAAATCAATCAATAGTACGGGGTTTATGTTCGATGACAACAGCTTTTATCTTTCGGAGAACATTGGATTTACAAACGAGGGACTAAAACTATACTACGACCAATATGAAGTAGCTTCTTATGCCGATGGTCCTATTGTATTGAACTTGCCCTATAGGGAGATTGCAGATTATTTGACCTATAAAGTAAAGTATAAAGCCGATTAA
- a CDS encoding DinB family protein gives MEYLLDITLQNRNILYKFLTEIPREKLFKIPEGFNNNIWWNIVHVVVTQQLLVYKMSNLQMRVDDEMVEAYKKGTFPKGEASEEEIKKVAALLLSTVEWLKEDYENGLFKEFNKYTTSVNVTLSKVEDSIAFNTFHEGLHLGSILALKRAVEN, from the coding sequence TTGGAATACTTACTTGACATTACCCTTCAGAACAGAAATATATTATACAAATTCCTCACAGAAATACCGAGGGAAAAACTCTTCAAAATTCCGGAAGGCTTTAATAACAATATATGGTGGAATATTGTACATGTAGTGGTTACCCAGCAATTATTGGTCTATAAAATGAGTAATCTTCAGATGAGGGTCGATGATGAAATGGTAGAGGCTTATAAAAAAGGGACATTTCCAAAAGGTGAAGCATCAGAGGAGGAGATAAAAAAAGTGGCCGCACTTTTGCTATCTACTGTGGAATGGTTGAAAGAGGATTATGAGAATGGTCTTTTCAAGGAATTCAACAAGTATACAACAAGTGTAAACGTTACTTTGAGCAAGGTGGAAGATTCAATTGCTTTCAATACCTTTCATGAAGGCCTGCACCTTGGGTCCATTCTTGCATTAAAAAGGGCCGTCGAAAATTAA